The Halorhabdus sp. BNX81 genome includes a region encoding these proteins:
- a CDS encoding ABC transporter permease translates to MKVSHSESETSTDELQWTYDAEDAVEVTLRDRMQEFYRNRIYEPGVVVFDDWRFIVGGFILLMYVLVATIGVWLVPYPDQPSPFTPDLRLMPAFDWHSLLNIGGFNLAYPTFHDIAYPLGTTKTGRSIFGLVIHSTPKMLIMVISGGVFATVIATVLGTVAGYKGGRVDGAISMFIDIAMTIPGLPLVMVLALALQDLELFGIGLGFEQLGSLPEPLNILRPATIGMIIMINYWGGLGRAIRSQVLTLRQENYVEASRTMGVSSWKIILKDVIPNLMPYILINFVNAARFVVFSAVGLYYLGVLPTDVANWGVMINDSYEQGAIAGLSIWNWLFPPVIAMLILALGLILLSQSLDRVFNPRVRTKLSSFDEIDSDDDDIEEVMNE, encoded by the coding sequence ATGAAAGTGAGTCATTCTGAATCGGAGACGTCGACAGACGAACTGCAATGGACCTACGACGCCGAGGACGCCGTCGAGGTGACGCTTCGCGATCGGATGCAGGAGTTCTATCGGAACCGCATCTACGAACCGGGCGTCGTGGTGTTCGACGACTGGCGGTTCATCGTCGGGGGATTTATTCTCCTCATGTACGTCCTCGTCGCGACGATCGGCGTCTGGCTGGTCCCCTATCCGGACCAGCCTAGTCCGTTCACGCCGGATCTGCGACTGATGCCCGCCTTTGACTGGCACAGCCTTCTGAACATCGGTGGGTTCAACCTCGCGTATCCGACGTTCCACGACATCGCGTACCCGCTCGGAACGACCAAGACCGGTCGATCCATCTTCGGGCTCGTCATCCACTCGACGCCGAAGATGCTGATCATGGTCATCTCGGGCGGTGTCTTCGCAACCGTCATCGCGACGGTCCTCGGGACGGTCGCCGGGTACAAGGGTGGCCGCGTCGACGGCGCGATCTCGATGTTCATCGACATCGCGATGACGATCCCCGGCCTGCCGCTCGTGATGGTCCTCGCGCTCGCGCTCCAGGATCTGGAACTCTTCGGGATCGGCCTCGGCTTCGAGCAGCTCGGTTCGCTTCCGGAGCCGCTGAACATCCTCCGGCCGGCGACCATCGGGATGATCATCATGATCAACTACTGGGGCGGGCTCGGACGGGCGATCCGCTCGCAGGTGTTGACGCTGCGCCAGGAGAACTACGTCGAGGCGTCCCGGACGATGGGCGTCAGCTCCTGGAAGATCATCTTGAAGGACGTGATCCCGAATCTGATGCCGTACATCCTGATCAACTTCGTCAACGCGGCCCGGTTCGTGGTCTTCTCGGCCGTCGGGCTGTACTACCTGGGCGTCCTGCCGACGGACGTCGCCAACTGGGGCGTCATGATCAACGACTCCTACGAGCAAGGCGCGATCGCCGGGCTCAGCATCTGGAACTGGCTGTTCCCGCCTGTCATCGCCATGTTGATCCTGGCGCTTGGGCTGATCTTGCTCTCCCAATCGCTGGACCGCGTCTTCAACCCGCGGGTCCGGACGAAACTGTCGTCGTTCGACGAAATTGATTCTGATGACGACGATATCGAGGAGGTTATGAACGAATGA
- a CDS encoding ABC transporter substrate-binding protein, translating into MATEDSPDKFEDVVNRRNFMRIAGVTGTAMLAGCGDGETDTDTGTENGGTENGGTENGGTENGGTENGGTENGGETDVQDVTVKSVAARSMDLLDWNAQYAGWPNIWGRWLVYERYAQYNMVENEWIPRLIEDWSIDGTTVTINIRDPHNYADGDPVTAEDIKVNTVMNLATGAAFADVFESFNEPDEKTLEIETNKEVNPSILEFTILSQLQQAKMAEPYDELYQRYWEDNEDGVSSDIQGREPQEPDFVSGIFGQQSKDSEQYILERNPEHPDAGNVNFERYRFPTYSGNQSKWEAMIGDSVDTVMSIFTPSNIRTQLADHWQEYNFPGYWGVGYVFNFDEDVAPHLSQRPVRQAITHAINREEVVTAAGAQVKEAFPTPAAISANVQDEWIDVGGQFSAMQGGAEKAAEIMQDAGYEKNGNGNWAMDGETVTFQVVVPSSWSDWVTATQAVVPQLQDAGFDAEINRVNNINTVVSNGDFKMAARPWSPGNARSSFPYFPLNWVFGRAYNNAHSYPGGEEGNEIEVPAMDGDGTMSVNVQQRLSDLSTATGDEVGEIVEELAWVSHQDIPYLPVINKREQSFISTRRLSAPENDEPAGNVKWPPFYAPRIGKMQWQGE; encoded by the coding sequence ATGGCTACAGAGGACTCTCCCGATAAGTTCGAGGATGTGGTGAACCGCCGTAACTTCATGCGGATAGCGGGTGTGACGGGCACCGCCATGCTCGCCGGGTGTGGTGACGGCGAAACCGACACAGATACTGGAACAGAGAACGGTGGGACCGAGAACGGTGGCACCGAAAACGGTGGGACCGAGAACGGTGGCACCGAAAACGGTGGGACCGAGAACGGTGGCGAAACGGACGTCCAAGACGTCACGGTCAAATCCGTCGCCGCCCGTTCGATGGACCTACTCGACTGGAACGCCCAGTATGCCGGGTGGCCGAACATCTGGGGGCGCTGGCTCGTCTACGAGCGCTATGCCCAGTACAACATGGTGGAAAACGAGTGGATCCCGCGGCTCATTGAAGACTGGTCAATCGACGGGACGACCGTCACGATCAACATTCGGGACCCGCACAACTACGCCGACGGCGACCCGGTGACCGCCGAGGACATCAAAGTCAACACCGTGATGAACCTCGCGACCGGGGCCGCGTTCGCGGACGTCTTCGAGTCGTTCAACGAACCCGACGAAAAGACCCTCGAGATCGAGACCAACAAGGAAGTCAACCCGTCGATCCTCGAGTTCACGATCCTCTCGCAGTTGCAGCAGGCGAAGATGGCCGAGCCCTACGACGAACTCTACCAGCGCTACTGGGAGGACAACGAGGACGGCGTCTCCAGTGACATTCAGGGTCGAGAGCCCCAGGAGCCCGACTTCGTCTCCGGGATCTTCGGACAGCAGAGCAAGGACTCGGAGCAGTACATTCTGGAGCGCAACCCCGAGCACCCTGACGCTGGCAACGTCAACTTCGAGCGCTACCGTTTCCCGACCTACTCGGGCAACCAGAGCAAGTGGGAGGCGATGATCGGCGACAGCGTGGATACCGTGATGAGTATCTTCACCCCGTCGAACATTCGGACCCAACTCGCCGACCACTGGCAGGAGTACAACTTCCCCGGCTACTGGGGCGTCGGCTACGTCTTCAACTTCGACGAGGATGTCGCGCCGCACCTCTCGCAGCGACCGGTTCGGCAGGCCATCACGCACGCCATCAACCGGGAAGAGGTCGTCACCGCCGCGGGCGCACAGGTCAAAGAGGCTTTCCCGACCCCGGCTGCCATCTCCGCGAACGTCCAGGACGAGTGGATCGACGTGGGTGGCCAGTTCTCAGCGATGCAGGGTGGCGCAGAGAAGGCTGCCGAGATCATGCAGGACGCCGGCTACGAGAAGAACGGCAACGGGAACTGGGCCATGGACGGCGAGACCGTCACGTTCCAGGTCGTCGTCCCGAGTAGCTGGAGTGACTGGGTCACCGCGACCCAGGCTGTGGTCCCACAGCTCCAGGACGCCGGATTCGACGCGGAGATCAACCGTGTCAACAACATCAACACGGTCGTCTCGAATGGCGACTTCAAGATGGCGGCGCGTCCGTGGTCGCCCGGCAACGCGCGCTCCTCCTTCCCGTACTTCCCGCTGAACTGGGTCTTCGGTCGTGCCTACAACAACGCCCACAGCTACCCAGGTGGCGAGGAAGGCAACGAGATCGAGGTTCCGGCGATGGACGGCGACGGCACCATGTCGGTCAACGTCCAGCAGCGACTCAGCGACCTCTCGACGGCAACCGGCGACGAAGTCGGGGAAATCGTCGAGGAACTCGCGTGGGTTTCCCACCAGGACATCCCGTACCTGCCGGTCATCAACAAGCGAGAGCAGTCGTTCATCAGCACGCGGCGGCTGTCGGCCCCCGAGAACGATGAACCGGCGGGCAACGTCAAGTGGCCGCCGTTCTACGCCCCGCGTATCGGAAAGATGCAGTGGCAAGGCGAGTAA
- a CDS encoding alpha/beta hydrolase — MRADDIHPQAQAVVDRQRRLGISPISDHDRRVLRFLQRVGTWFGNRDPPAVGSTTDGSIPGPDGDLPVRLYRPDAPGPYPTIVFFHGGGFVLGSIGTHDWLCRQLTRETGAVVVSVEYRLAPEHPFPAAVEDAYAATQWAADNPDRLASDGTLAVAGDSAGGNLAAVVSLMARDRGEPTIDYQTLLYPGIGISDDQESVRENDGIVLSIADLEWFENCYYDGEIHQRNPYADPAAACDLAGVAPATVVTAGFDPLRDGGVAYADQLDADGVEVTHRHYPGMIHGFATSPGIDRAETVVSDVATDFADTIGETS; from the coding sequence ATGCGAGCTGACGACATACATCCCCAGGCACAGGCCGTCGTCGACCGACAACGGCGGCTCGGTATCTCGCCGATCTCCGATCACGATCGCCGCGTGTTGCGCTTTTTGCAACGGGTGGGTACCTGGTTCGGGAATCGCGATCCGCCGGCAGTCGGCTCGACGACCGACGGCTCGATCCCGGGGCCCGACGGTGACCTTCCCGTCCGCCTATACCGGCCGGACGCGCCCGGTCCCTACCCGACGATCGTGTTCTTCCACGGCGGTGGGTTCGTCCTCGGAAGCATCGGAACCCACGACTGGCTGTGTCGACAACTGACTCGGGAGACGGGCGCGGTCGTCGTCTCGGTCGAGTATCGCCTCGCCCCGGAACACCCGTTCCCGGCGGCTGTCGAGGACGCCTACGCGGCCACCCAGTGGGCCGCGGACAACCCCGACAGGCTCGCGTCGGACGGGACGCTCGCGGTGGCCGGCGACAGTGCCGGCGGAAATCTCGCAGCCGTCGTCTCGCTGATGGCCAGGGACCGAGGCGAACCGACCATTGATTACCAGACGCTGCTCTACCCTGGGATCGGCATCAGCGACGACCAGGAGTCCGTCCGGGAGAACGACGGGATCGTTCTCTCGATCGCGGACCTCGAATGGTTCGAAAACTGCTATTACGACGGCGAGATCCACCAGCGCAACCCCTACGCCGATCCGGCGGCGGCGTGTGATCTCGCGGGCGTCGCGCCCGCGACGGTCGTGACTGCGGGGTTCGATCCGCTTCGGGACGGCGGCGTTGCCTACGCTGACCAACTCGACGCCGACGGCGTCGAGGTCACGCATCGCCACTATCCGGGGATGATCCACGGGTTTGCCACGTCCCCGGGAATCGACCGTGCCGAGACGGTCGTCAGTGACGTCGCAACCGATTTCGCTGATACGATCGGCGAAACGTCCTGA
- a CDS encoding Hsp20/alpha crystallin family protein, which yields MSALRDALSDLPDAVFADLLESESAYLLVIDLPGATADTVDAQTEGHRLSIEARRAKDVPTDFEYVAEDRSLFLDVELPLPPDVAADGISGAVDRGVLEITLPKMSEAETEPIPIEDA from the coding sequence ATGTCAGCACTCCGCGATGCACTGTCGGACCTTCCGGACGCCGTCTTTGCCGACCTCCTGGAGTCGGAGTCGGCCTACCTGTTGGTGATCGACCTGCCCGGGGCGACCGCCGACACGGTCGACGCACAGACCGAAGGCCACCGGCTCAGCATCGAGGCGCGCCGAGCCAAGGACGTCCCGACCGACTTCGAGTACGTCGCCGAAGATCGATCGCTGTTCCTGGACGTGGAGCTTCCGTTGCCGCCGGACGTGGCGGCCGACGGGATCTCGGGTGCAGTCGACCGTGGCGTCCTCGAGATCACTCTCCCGAAGATGTCCGAGGCCGAAACCGAGCCGATCCCGATCGAGGACGCCTGA
- a CDS encoding DASH family cryptochrome: MPETAVVWLRRDLRTRDNPTLAAACAADRVLPVYCFEPRRYGQRAFGGAASFEYDGIGAGRAQFEREAVRDLRDRLRETGSDLFVRHGRPDAVLPAIIDRIDADRLHCQTLAIPEERTSEQQVRAALPEAVTVERHWTHTLHHVEDLPTPYDEMPDTFTPWRQSVEAESRVREPIEAPAVPPVPADAPHPGPIPKLADLGVVGDVPDDDRMPLDFEGGETPGQRRLEQYVWETDSLRAYKQTRNGLVGRDFSSKFSPWLNLGCLSPRDVHQTVQDYERERVSNDSTYWLNFELRWRDFFQFQFAKYGGKFFTPGGIRERTDLDWRRDESDFRRWQEGRTGVPFVDAAMRELAATGYVSNRARQNAASFLVHDLGIDWRWGGAHYEHHLLDFDPASNYGNWAYVAKVGNDSREGGFDVLSQAERYDPGAEYVQRWCPELDGLVDAYAREPWRMDDREQRDRGVVLGEDYPEPMVDPARL, from the coding sequence ATGCCCGAGACTGCCGTCGTCTGGCTACGTCGCGACCTGCGAACGCGGGACAACCCGACGCTCGCGGCTGCCTGCGCTGCCGATCGCGTCCTGCCCGTCTACTGTTTCGAGCCGCGCCGGTACGGCCAGCGTGCCTTCGGCGGAGCAGCGTCGTTCGAATACGACGGGATCGGGGCCGGTCGCGCACAGTTCGAACGCGAGGCCGTCAGGGACCTCCGTGACCGACTTCGAGAGACCGGCAGCGATCTGTTCGTCCGCCACGGCCGCCCCGACGCGGTGCTGCCAGCGATCATTGATCGCATCGACGCCGACCGCCTGCACTGCCAGACCCTCGCTATCCCGGAAGAGCGCACTAGCGAACAGCAGGTCCGGGCGGCGCTACCGGAGGCGGTCACTGTCGAACGCCACTGGACGCACACGCTCCACCACGTCGAGGACCTGCCGACCCCCTACGACGAGATGCCCGACACCTTCACCCCCTGGCGACAGTCAGTCGAGGCCGAGAGTCGCGTCCGGGAGCCGATCGAGGCACCCGCGGTGCCGCCGGTTCCAGCGGACGCGCCACATCCGGGGCCGATCCCGAAACTCGCCGATCTCGGCGTCGTCGGCGACGTCCCCGACGACGACCGAATGCCCCTCGACTTCGAGGGCGGGGAGACCCCGGGGCAGCGTCGGCTGGAACAGTACGTCTGGGAGACGGACTCCCTCCGGGCGTACAAGCAGACGCGCAACGGGCTGGTCGGGCGGGATTTCTCCTCGAAGTTCTCGCCCTGGTTGAACCTCGGCTGTCTCTCGCCACGGGACGTTCATCAGACCGTCCAGGACTACGAGCGCGAGCGCGTCAGCAACGACTCGACGTACTGGCTGAACTTCGAGTTGCGCTGGCGGGACTTCTTCCAGTTTCAGTTCGCCAAGTACGGCGGGAAATTCTTCACGCCGGGTGGGATCCGCGAACGAACGGACCTGGACTGGCGGCGCGACGAGAGCGACTTTCGGCGCTGGCAGGAGGGCCGGACTGGGGTACCGTTCGTCGACGCCGCGATGCGGGAACTCGCGGCGACGGGCTACGTGAGCAATCGCGCCCGCCAGAACGCCGCCTCCTTCCTGGTCCACGATCTCGGGATCGACTGGCGGTGGGGCGGGGCCCACTACGAGCACCACTTGCTCGACTTCGATCCCGCCTCGAACTACGGCAACTGGGCGTACGTCGCCAAGGTCGGCAACGACAGCCGCGAGGGTGGCTTCGACGTGCTCAGCCAGGCCGAACGCTACGATCCCGGGGCGGAGTACGTGCAGCGCTGGTGCCCGGAACTGGACGGGCTTGTGGACGCGTACGCCCGCGAGCCTTGGCGGATGGACGACCGCGAGCAACGCGATCGTGGGGTCGTGCTCGGCGAGGACTACCCCGAACCGATGGTGGATCCAGCGCGATTGTGA
- a CDS encoding ABC transporter permease, which yields MVNYYLKRTAKAIVTIYIVITLSFGLTRMLPGNPASRIRGRLSSIGYTEEQIQVVLSNLGYNPNVPLQEKFVEYIAGLHQGSMGSSIQVSGGGVPVTEIIASHLPWTILITVVSIVLFFAISITLGAVMAYREGSRFDSANSALAIFASGIPFFVMAILLVFFFGQILGWFPTGRRYSLDVDPGFNLAFLHSVLYHATLPIAAIVLSRYGVRALAMRGNSISILGKGYVEVAKLRGLPERVIALRYVGRNAVLPMYTGMLLSFGWVLGGTIVLEDVFQYQGLGYLLFQAYDYRDYPVLMGAFLVITLSLVVGIFLADLSYGFVDPRIKTGDESESF from the coding sequence ATGGTAAACTACTACCTCAAACGGACGGCGAAGGCGATAGTGACGATCTATATCGTCATCACCCTGAGCTTCGGCCTCACCCGAATGCTTCCGGGTAATCCGGCAAGCAGAATCAGAGGACGCCTCTCATCGATAGGGTATACCGAAGAACAGATCCAAGTCGTCCTCTCGAACCTTGGATACAATCCGAACGTACCGCTTCAAGAAAAGTTCGTCGAATACATCGCTGGGCTCCACCAGGGTAGCATGGGGTCGTCTATTCAGGTTTCGGGTGGTGGTGTTCCCGTCACGGAAATTATCGCGTCCCACCTCCCGTGGACGATCCTGATCACCGTGGTTTCGATCGTCCTCTTTTTCGCGATATCGATCACGCTCGGCGCGGTCATGGCCTACCGGGAAGGGTCTCGCTTCGACTCGGCCAATTCGGCGCTCGCGATCTTCGCCAGTGGGATCCCCTTCTTCGTCATGGCGATCCTCCTGGTGTTCTTCTTCGGGCAGATCCTCGGGTGGTTCCCGACCGGACGGCGCTACTCGCTTGATGTGGATCCCGGATTTAATCTCGCGTTCCTTCACAGTGTTCTCTATCACGCGACGCTTCCGATCGCGGCGATCGTCCTCTCGCGATACGGCGTTCGCGCGCTCGCGATGCGTGGGAACAGTATCTCCATTCTCGGGAAGGGCTACGTCGAGGTCGCAAAGCTCAGGGGCCTTCCCGAACGCGTCATCGCGCTCCGGTACGTCGGCCGCAACGCCGTCTTGCCGATGTACACCGGGATGTTGCTGTCGTTCGGGTGGGTCCTCGGCGGGACGATCGTCCTCGAGGACGTCTTCCAGTACCAGGGACTCGGCTATCTGTTGTTCCAGGCGTACGACTACCGTGATTACCCCGTCCTGATGGGGGCGTTCCTGGTAATCACACTGTCGCTGGTGGTCGGCATCTTCCTGGCTGACCTCTCGTATGGGTTCGTCGATCCGCGGATCAAGACGGGTGATGAAAGTGAGTCATTCTGA
- a CDS encoding ABC transporter ATP-binding protein, with protein sequence MSIDNATAESDEQPLEVEKVEKPDPIMRLNDVRVTFEMDRGISRVLDDINLDIGRGEILGIVGESGAGKSTLVSAMMDSVEEPGVLEGSIEYRPSEGEAVDILDFNDEQLRQWRWEEVAMVFQGAMSSFNPVKRVKAHFVETLKAHDQSVEAGMERARDLIADLYMQPDRVLNAYPHELSGGMRQRTLLALAMVLDPEMLIMDEPTAALDLLMQRSILQLLRELQQEHDISMVFITHDLALVASLADRLAVMYAFRMAEVGPKEQMLRNPGHPYTRMLLNSTPDIDAPIDQNRSIEGSSPDPLNVPQGCSFHPRCPLAEEACLEAEPNQFLLEDDHGAACFRWQEAQESMPLVYEQDLESVETSEGAETSTSARRSSDEEPLISVNDLEVHFEQSEGLIESLFGDEPDVVRAVDGVNLDIYEQDVVALVGESGCGKTTLGKSILGLQEPTGGSIEYRGVDLWEAKRGNADVSWDEIRKSLQIIHQDPGSSLNPNRRLKSILSVPLKQIHPEMSTGERLDRIYTLMEYVGLTPAEEYGERYPHQLSGGEKQRVALCRALLMNPDLILADEAISALDVSLRVEMMDLMLELQEEFDTSFLFISHDLSNARYLAQKSGGRIAGMYLGEFVEIGPAEAITQNPSHPYTDVLRWGTPNIDPEKAEIGEMPMRKIDIPDPINPPSGCRFHTRCPEAREACIKEKPADQQIDADGFHTASCFREYGEDHPYWDSDPVTDEMIDD encoded by the coding sequence ATGAGTATTGATAACGCGACTGCGGAGTCTGACGAACAGCCACTCGAAGTCGAGAAAGTCGAGAAGCCCGACCCGATCATGCGCCTCAACGACGTTCGGGTCACCTTCGAGATGGATCGGGGTATCTCGCGGGTCCTCGACGACATCAACCTGGACATCGGTCGCGGCGAAATCCTCGGCATTGTCGGCGAGAGCGGTGCGGGCAAGTCCACGTTGGTCTCGGCGATGATGGACTCCGTCGAGGAACCCGGCGTGCTCGAAGGGTCGATCGAGTACCGTCCTTCGGAGGGCGAAGCAGTCGACATCCTCGATTTCAACGACGAACAACTTCGCCAGTGGCGCTGGGAAGAGGTCGCGATGGTCTTCCAGGGGGCGATGTCTTCGTTCAACCCTGTCAAACGGGTCAAGGCTCACTTCGTCGAGACGCTGAAGGCCCACGATCAATCGGTCGAAGCGGGCATGGAGCGGGCGCGCGATCTCATCGCCGACCTCTACATGCAACCCGACCGCGTGTTGAACGCCTACCCGCACGAACTCTCGGGTGGGATGCGCCAGCGCACGCTGTTGGCCCTGGCGATGGTGCTCGATCCCGAGATGTTGATCATGGACGAGCCGACCGCCGCGCTGGACCTGCTGATGCAGCGGTCGATCCTCCAGCTCCTCCGGGAGCTGCAACAGGAGCACGACATTTCGATGGTGTTCATCACCCACGACCTGGCGCTGGTGGCCAGCCTGGCCGATCGCCTCGCGGTGATGTACGCCTTCCGGATGGCCGAGGTCGGACCCAAAGAGCAGATGCTCAGAAACCCCGGCCACCCCTACACGCGGATGCTGTTGAACTCGACGCCGGACATCGACGCGCCGATCGATCAGAACCGCTCGATCGAAGGGTCGAGTCCGGACCCGTTGAACGTCCCCCAGGGGTGTTCGTTTCATCCCCGGTGTCCGCTGGCTGAGGAGGCCTGTCTCGAGGCCGAACCCAACCAGTTCCTGCTCGAGGACGACCACGGGGCCGCGTGTTTCCGCTGGCAGGAAGCCCAGGAATCGATGCCGCTGGTGTACGAGCAGGACCTCGAAAGCGTCGAAACCAGCGAGGGGGCGGAAACTTCGACCAGCGCCAGGCGCTCGTCGGACGAGGAACCCCTGATTTCCGTCAACGATCTCGAGGTCCACTTCGAGCAGTCAGAAGGGCTCATCGAGTCGCTGTTCGGTGACGAACCGGATGTCGTCCGCGCAGTCGATGGGGTCAACCTCGACATCTACGAACAGGACGTAGTCGCGCTGGTCGGCGAGTCGGGTTGCGGGAAGACGACGCTGGGGAAGTCGATCCTCGGCCTGCAGGAACCCACCGGTGGGTCAATCGAGTACCGGGGGGTCGATCTCTGGGAGGCAAAACGGGGCAACGCCGATGTCTCCTGGGACGAGATCCGGAAATCCCTGCAGATCATCCATCAGGACCCGGGGAGTTCGCTCAATCCCAATCGTCGGCTGAAATCGATCCTGTCGGTTCCGCTCAAGCAGATCCACCCCGAGATGTCCACCGGGGAACGGCTGGATCGCATCTACACCCTGATGGAATACGTCGGGTTGACGCCGGCAGAGGAGTACGGCGAACGGTATCCCCACCAACTCAGCGGCGGAGAGAAACAGCGCGTCGCGCTGTGTCGGGCGCTGTTGATGAACCCGGACCTGATCCTTGCCGACGAGGCCATCTCGGCGCTGGACGTCTCCCTGCGCGTCGAGATGATGGATCTGATGCTCGAACTCCAGGAGGAGTTCGACACCTCGTTCCTGTTTATCTCCCATGACCTCTCGAACGCCCGGTATCTTGCCCAGAAGTCCGGCGGCCGCATCGCCGGGATGTATCTGGGTGAGTTCGTCGAGATCGGGCCGGCCGAGGCGATCACGCAAAACCCCTCCCACCCCTACACGGACGTCCTGCGGTGGGGGACGCCCAATATCGATCCCGAGAAGGCTGAGATCGGCGAGATGCCGATGCGGAAGATCGACATCCCAGATCCGATCAATCCGCCCTCGGGCTGTCGGTTCCATACCCGCTGTCCGGAGGCCCGCGAAGCGTGCATCAAGGAGAAACCCGCCGACCAGCAGATCGACGCCGACGGGTTCCACACCGCGAGTTGCTTCCGGGAGTACGGTGAGGACCACCCTTACTGGGATAGCGATCCGGTCACCGACGAGATGATCGACGACTGA
- a CDS encoding lycopene cyclase domain-containing protein, which produces MSIARHRPGPAAAVRALASQVHPVFMLPPVAVSLTGSLLAARATGTFTPTVVAAHAIAIFAAVYTAHVKDGYVDFFVRGEDDDHPLSVGGCRLALVGAGILFAVALAGVFLTAGVAAAALTAPTWALGYFHAPQLDTNPVTATGGYPAGIALSLVGAYAAGAGTVTPTVLGLAGVLLAVLLGIKIIDDAQDLGYDRSIDKRTVAVVLGPTRARRLAEGLLAAGLLGVAVFAAVGVFPTGTILAVFAFGAVAAIARRAEPRLATMLLVRGAYVFLALLLVALWYRPMTGPLPIDIGVLGPYTYLATEIAFGAFGLALLVRADALARAGRTIAVVYPLAYVWDWYTLEVGVFAIELRTGIDLLAIPIEEHLFMLVVPALVLGIHESLRESDE; this is translated from the coding sequence ATGTCGATCGCCCGTCACCGTCCCGGTCCAGCGGCGGCAGTCCGTGCGCTGGCGTCACAGGTCCATCCGGTGTTCATGCTGCCGCCGGTGGCCGTCTCGTTGACGGGCTCACTACTCGCTGCCCGAGCCACGGGGACGTTCACGCCGACAGTCGTCGCGGCCCACGCAATAGCGATCTTCGCAGCGGTCTACACCGCCCACGTCAAGGATGGCTACGTCGACTTCTTCGTCCGCGGCGAGGACGACGACCACCCGCTATCGGTCGGCGGGTGTCGACTGGCGCTGGTCGGTGCCGGCATCCTCTTCGCGGTGGCGCTGGCAGGCGTCTTCCTGACCGCGGGAGTAGCGGCCGCCGCGCTGACCGCGCCGACGTGGGCACTGGGGTACTTTCACGCGCCGCAACTGGACACGAACCCGGTCACGGCGACCGGGGGCTACCCGGCCGGGATCGCGCTGTCGCTCGTGGGTGCCTACGCCGCCGGGGCCGGCACAGTGACCCCGACCGTCCTCGGACTGGCTGGCGTGTTGCTTGCTGTCCTCCTGGGGATCAAGATCATCGACGACGCCCAGGATCTGGGGTACGACCGCTCTATCGACAAACGAACTGTAGCCGTCGTCCTCGGTCCGACGCGCGCACGCCGACTGGCGGAAGGGCTATTGGCGGCTGGATTGCTCGGTGTGGCCGTGTTCGCTGCCGTAGGTGTGTTCCCGACGGGAACGATTCTCGCAGTCTTCGCGTTCGGGGCCGTGGCCGCTATCGCGCGTCGCGCCGAGCCACGTCTGGCGACGATGCTGCTCGTCCGTGGTGCGTACGTCTTCCTCGCGCTGTTGCTGGTCGCGCTGTGGTATCGGCCCATGACCGGTCCATTGCCCATCGACATCGGCGTCCTCGGCCCGTACACCTACCTCGCGACCGAGATCGCCTTTGGCGCGTTCGGACTGGCGTTGCTCGTCCGGGCCGACGCTCTCGCGCGGGCCGGCCGGACAATCGCAGTCGTCTATCCGCTGGCGTACGTCTGGGACTGGTACACGCTCGAAGTGGGCGTGTTCGCCATCGAATTACGGACCGGGATCGACCTGCTGGCGATCCCAATCGAGGAACACTTGTTCATGCTCGTCGTCCCCGCACTGGTACTCGGCATCCACGAATCGCTCCGCGAAAGTGACGAGTGA
- a CDS encoding DUF5811 family protein encodes MYGNTSHSGAAETTVELTPEERRSLRSDLSRVASKTRELLPGEFVVGSELSSGASGPEAMIAVQPPIGSPVSAGYTPEPDTNLRIDDQECEDLAQGLAASAALQVKQAMSDDDTPTAQ; translated from the coding sequence ATGTATGGAAATACGTCGCATTCCGGGGCCGCTGAGACGACGGTCGAGCTCACGCCGGAGGAGCGTCGATCGCTCCGGAGCGATCTGTCCCGCGTCGCCTCCAAGACGCGGGAGTTGCTGCCTGGCGAGTTCGTGGTCGGCTCGGAGCTGTCAAGCGGGGCCAGCGGTCCCGAAGCGATGATCGCCGTTCAGCCACCGATCGGCTCACCGGTCAGTGCCGGATATACCCCCGAACCGGATACGAACCTTCGGATCGACGACCAGGAATGTGAAGATCTCGCCCAGGGACTCGCCGCCAGCGCGGCTCTTCAGGTCAAGCAAGCGATGAGCGACGACGACACGCCGACGGCGCAGTAA
- a CDS encoding cold-shock protein, whose product MATGTVDFFNDTGGYGFIETEDADEDVFFHMEDVGGPDLEEGQEVEFDIEQAEKGPRATNVVRQ is encoded by the coding sequence ATGGCAACTGGTACGGTCGATTTCTTCAACGACACTGGCGGTTACGGTTTCATCGAGACTGAGGATGCGGACGAAGACGTATTCTTCCACATGGAAGACGTCGGCGGCCCGGACCTCGAGGAAGGACAGGAAGTCGAATTCGACATTGAACAGGCCGAGAAGGGCCCCCGCGCGACCAACGTCGTCCGCCAGTAA